A region of [Bacteroides] pectinophilus DNA encodes the following proteins:
- a CDS encoding diaminopimelate decarboxylase — translation MNTPCYTIHLDIFEKNCREVMDAFEEAWGGRVEYGYSVKTNHDAGLMKYAHAKLGWFIETVSPDELELAFNLGFDAENIIFNGPCKCSRQDALINAIRGGAYVNLDNLDDVSFVCRHVSDVRDASRIGIRVNYNLEAECPGETTAGESVSRFGIDVENKDFARAVDMLRSAGIEPAGLHMHTSTRSRSAAVFTSLARKAAQLVNDYGLKLHFVDMGGGYFGGQKVEGKPSMEQYAQVITRELKKALNPEMTTLILEPGASVIATSVTYETSVLSVRDIRGTKIVTMDGTLLHVNPFMAHRNQPYSTSLIADYDARPVDEHQIICGCTCMENDRFADEHSVRRLEPGDVLSFRFAGAYTMAFNSNFIVNPAEVNYEF, via the coding sequence ATGAACACACCTTGCTATACGATTCACCTTGACATATTTGAGAAGAACTGCCGTGAGGTCATGGATGCATTTGAAGAGGCCTGGGGCGGCAGGGTCGAGTATGGGTATTCTGTTAAGACTAACCATGATGCCGGACTTATGAAGTATGCACATGCCAAGCTGGGGTGGTTTATTGAGACAGTATCGCCGGATGAGCTTGAACTGGCATTTAATCTTGGCTTTGATGCGGAGAATATTATATTTAACGGTCCATGCAAATGCAGCAGGCAGGATGCACTTATTAATGCAATCCGTGGTGGGGCGTATGTCAATCTTGACAACCTTGATGATGTGAGCTTTGTCTGCAGACATGTGTCGGATGTAAGAGATGCATCAAGAATCGGAATACGTGTGAATTATAACCTTGAGGCGGAATGTCCGGGAGAGACAACGGCTGGAGAGAGTGTAAGCCGTTTTGGAATAGATGTGGAGAACAAAGACTTTGCGAGGGCTGTGGACATGCTCCGCAGTGCGGGTATAGAGCCTGCCGGACTTCATATGCATACAAGCACAAGGAGCCGCAGTGCAGCTGTATTTACTTCACTTGCACGCAAGGCTGCGCAGCTTGTTAATGATTACGGACTTAAGCTTCATTTTGTAGATATGGGCGGCGGATATTTTGGCGGACAGAAGGTTGAAGGTAAGCCGTCAATGGAGCAGTACGCTCAGGTCATAACGCGGGAACTTAAAAAGGCACTGAACCCGGAGATGACAACGCTTATTCTGGAGCCGGGTGCTTCGGTCATTGCAACCTCCGTAACATATGAGACATCAGTGCTTTCTGTGCGTGATATACGCGGAACAAAGATAGTTACGATGGACGGTACACTGCTTCACGTTAATCCGTTTATGGCACACCGTAACCAGCCTTACAGTACATCGCTTATTGCGGATTATGATGCAAGACCTGTAGACGAGCATCAGATAATATGCGGCTGCACATGTATGGAGAATGACAGGTTCGCAGATGAGCACAGTGTGCGCAGATTAGAGCCGGGGGATGTGCTTTCGTTCAGATTTGCCGGAGCATATACGATGGCATTTAACAGTAATTTTATAGTTAATCCTGCTGAGGTAAATTACGAGTTTTGA
- a CDS encoding ATP-grasp domain-containing protein: MNILLTSAGRRGYLVEFFKKALGGNGLVHAGNSSPVSPAFYYADRHVVTPLIYDDDYIPFLKRYCKENDIKLIVSLFDVDLMVLAKHREEFAAQGVTVVVSAPEVIDICNDKWNTYVFCRDNGFNVPATYRSLEDVKKALADGTINYPVMIKPRWGMGSIAVFEADNEQELDVFAEKVRRDIFNSYLKYESAVDEASCVLFQEKLCGQEYGLDVIHDLNGTQKLTVVRKKLAMRSGETDCASVVRYPEVEETGTRLGEALGHIGNLDMDVFVVDKVPYVLELNARFGGGYPFSHFAGVDLPKAIVKWIDGEDASEELTIKQYDRIAQKDIRLIDITFDGRD, from the coding sequence ATGAATATATTGCTTACATCAGCCGGAAGGCGAGGATATCTTGTTGAATTTTTTAAAAAGGCACTCGGTGGAAACGGGCTTGTGCATGCCGGCAACAGCTCACCGGTATCGCCTGCATTTTACTATGCGGACAGACATGTGGTTACGCCGCTGATATATGATGATGATTACATACCGTTTCTTAAGAGATACTGCAAAGAGAATGATATAAAGCTTATTGTTTCATTGTTTGATGTTGATCTTATGGTGCTTGCAAAGCATCGTGAAGAGTTTGCAGCGCAGGGCGTTACTGTTGTTGTGTCTGCACCTGAGGTAATAGACATATGCAATGACAAGTGGAATACATATGTATTCTGCAGGGATAACGGATTTAACGTGCCTGCTACATACAGGTCGCTTGAAGATGTTAAGAAAGCTCTTGCTGACGGTACAATCAATTATCCGGTAATGATAAAGCCCAGATGGGGCATGGGCTCTATTGCAGTGTTTGAGGCGGATAATGAGCAGGAGCTTGATGTATTTGCAGAGAAGGTGCGCAGGGATATTTTTAATTCGTATTTAAAATATGAGTCGGCAGTTGATGAAGCTTCATGCGTGCTTTTTCAGGAGAAGCTCTGCGGACAGGAATACGGGCTTGATGTAATACATGACCTTAATGGAACACAGAAGCTTACGGTTGTGCGTAAGAAGCTTGCAATGCGTTCGGGAGAGACGGACTGCGCATCAGTTGTAAGATATCCGGAGGTTGAAGAGACAGGAACAAGGCTTGGAGAAGCACTTGGACATATCGGTAATCTTGACATGGATGTATTTGTGGTTGACAAAGTACCATATGTGCTTGAACTTAATGCGAGATTTGGCGGCGGTTATCCGTTCAGCCATTTTGCGGGAGTTGACCTTCCTAAGGCAATCGTAAAGTGGATAGATGGCGAAGATGCCTCAGAAGAGCTTACAATTAAGCAGTATGACAGGATTGCACAGAAAGATATAAGACTTATTGATATAACATTTGACGGGAGAGACTGA
- a CDS encoding MBL fold metallo-hydrolase yields MKEKKLSINAIRIIFLVPIFVMMIIFACVAAYVMHNAAKDSGWTVTQYSDLTGGQAGFYTLEDGAGHFLIVDGGWAGNEARVRDAIKMHNNHVDAWILTHPHQDHIGAFNAIYANPDGITIDRIYDSPVDYDVVKDRGEKWDDLAVFEEYRKLTKDADNVTHLNRGEELDLYGLHIKVYNAYDRYVLDNSNDITNDSSLVFKASYGSSSMIFCGDIKYQMEDILTELYGSELRCGCIQAGHHGNWSFSDEFYDNTGASTVFIDSPAWIMQDSEYPAYELAEHLKEKGVTVKDFTTTPNVYQLY; encoded by the coding sequence ATGAAAGAAAAAAAGCTCAGTATTAATGCAATACGAATTATATTTTTAGTGCCAATATTTGTAATGATGATTATTTTTGCATGTGTCGCAGCATATGTCATGCATAATGCAGCTAAGGACAGCGGATGGACGGTCACACAGTACTCTGACCTTACGGGCGGCCAGGCAGGCTTCTATACTCTTGAAGACGGTGCCGGACATTTTCTCATAGTTGACGGCGGATGGGCAGGCAACGAGGCGCGCGTCCGTGATGCCATAAAGATGCACAATAACCACGTTGATGCATGGATTCTCACACATCCTCATCAGGACCACATCGGGGCTTTCAATGCCATTTATGCTAATCCTGATGGTATCACCATAGACCGCATATATGACTCCCCTGTTGATTATGATGTTGTTAAAGACCGCGGTGAAAAATGGGACGATCTGGCGGTATTTGAGGAATACCGAAAGCTCACTAAGGATGCAGACAATGTAACTCACCTGAACCGTGGAGAGGAGCTTGACCTGTACGGTCTTCATATTAAGGTATACAACGCATATGACCGTTATGTTCTTGATAACTCCAACGACATAACCAATGACAGCTCTCTCGTATTCAAAGCAAGCTATGGCAGCAGCAGCATGATATTCTGCGGAGACATCAAATACCAGATGGAAGATATTCTTACAGAACTGTATGGCAGTGAGCTCAGATGCGGCTGTATTCAGGCCGGGCATCACGGCAACTGGTCATTCTCAGATGAATTCTATGATAACACAGGCGCTTCGACCGTATTCATTGATTCTCCTGCATGGATAATGCAGGATTCCGAATATCCTGCCTATGAACTTGCAGAACATCTCAAAGAAAAAGGTGTGACCGTGAAAGACTTCACAACCACACCTAATGTATATCAGTTATATTAA
- a CDS encoding AraC family transcriptional regulator — translation MATFFEKYTKSEVTNTRRVITTPDDFAKRNMFYAQEAGYLQSLKPHESRRRGLDSYLFMIILSGSGVIRYNGETHDVHSGDCILIDCHGEYSHMSSDSDPWELMWIHYNGPLASYYYRYFAERKSCVFRLNDTTAVTDRILRLIELGETHTADSAIMIARIITDLLTDSITLGISAKENDSSFVAAKLAAVISYIDNHYTEKLSLDDLASMFFISKYYLSHAFKKEYKMTIVQYILTRRISAAKEKLRFSDSSIEEIASECGIADASYFNKVFRRIEGMTASQYRSMWKGGIKTRNLPQQD, via the coding sequence ATGGCAACATTTTTTGAAAAATATACCAAATCAGAAGTAACCAATACGCGGCGTGTCATAACAACACCCGACGATTTTGCCAAGCGCAACATGTTCTATGCACAGGAGGCAGGCTATCTTCAGAGCCTTAAGCCGCATGAGAGCAGACGCCGCGGACTTGACTCCTACCTTTTTATGATAATATTGTCAGGAAGCGGTGTCATACGATATAACGGAGAGACGCACGATGTCCATTCGGGTGACTGCATACTTATAGACTGTCACGGCGAGTACTCACACATGAGCAGTGACAGCGACCCGTGGGAGCTTATGTGGATTCACTATAACGGGCCTCTTGCCAGTTACTATTACAGATATTTTGCTGAACGCAAAAGCTGTGTGTTCCGCCTTAATGACACCACAGCCGTAACTGACCGCATACTTCGCCTGATTGAGCTTGGTGAGACACACACCGCCGATTCCGCTATAATGATTGCACGTATTATAACCGATCTGCTCACCGACTCCATAACCCTGGGAATAAGTGCAAAAGAAAATGACAGCTCCTTCGTTGCTGCCAAATTAGCCGCCGTTATCAGCTACATTGACAATCATTACACCGAAAAGCTGTCACTTGATGACCTTGCCTCTATGTTCTTTATAAGTAAATATTATCTGTCACATGCATTCAAAAAGGAATACAAGATGACTATAGTCCAGTATATTCTTACACGGCGCATATCCGCCGCCAAAGAAAAACTGAGATTCTCCGACAGCTCCATTGAAGAGATTGCCTCAGAATGTGGAATTGCCGATGCCAGCTATTTCAACAAAGTATTCCGCAGAATTGAGGGTATGACCGCTTCACAGTACAGAAGTATGTGGAAAGGCGGCATCAAAACTCGTAATTTACCTCAGCAGGATTAA
- a CDS encoding GDP-L-fucose synthase → MEKDAKIYVAGHHGMVGSAILRTLKAQGYTNFVLRTSKELDLRRQADVEEFFRTEKPDYVFFAASKVGGIMANSLYPADFMYDNMIMEMNMIKNAYDNGVKKLLFLGSSCIYPRMAPQPMKEDCLLTSALEQTNEAYALAKISGLRYCQYMNRQYGTHYISVMPTNLYGPNDNYHPQNSHVLPAMIRRFHEAKENNAPTVTIWGTGKPLREFLYVDDLAEACVYLMNTYDGDETVNLGTGKEISIGELAELVKKVVGYEGKIEYDTSKPDGTPRKLLDVSKLESLGWKYHTELEEGIALAYHDFLTSDVRVER, encoded by the coding sequence ATGGAAAAGGATGCTAAGATATACGTTGCAGGACATCACGGAATGGTAGGTTCTGCTATATTAAGAACACTTAAGGCACAGGGATATACTAATTTTGTATTAAGAACATCTAAGGAGCTTGACCTTAGAAGACAGGCCGATGTTGAGGAATTCTTCAGAACAGAGAAGCCTGATTATGTATTTTTTGCAGCATCAAAGGTAGGCGGAATTATGGCTAACAGCCTTTATCCTGCTGACTTCATGTATGACAATATGATCATGGAGATGAACATGATTAAGAATGCATACGATAATGGTGTTAAGAAGCTTCTTTTCCTTGGAAGCTCATGCATATATCCAAGAATGGCACCACAGCCTATGAAGGAGGACTGCCTGCTTACAAGTGCGCTTGAGCAGACTAATGAGGCATATGCACTTGCCAAGATTTCGGGACTCCGTTACTGCCAGTACATGAACCGCCAGTACGGAACACATTACATCAGCGTAATGCCTACTAACCTCTATGGACCTAATGACAATTATCATCCACAGAATTCACATGTGCTTCCTGCAATGATCCGCCGCTTCCATGAAGCAAAGGAGAACAATGCGCCTACAGTTACAATCTGGGGAACAGGTAAGCCTCTTCGTGAGTTCCTTTATGTAGATGACCTTGCAGAGGCGTGTGTATATCTTATGAATACATATGACGGAGATGAGACAGTCAACCTTGGTACAGGCAAGGAGATCTCAATCGGAGAGCTTGCAGAGCTTGTTAAGAAGGTTGTAGGCTATGAGGGTAAGATTGAGTACGATACGTCAAAGCCTGACGGAACACCAAGAAAGCTTCTTGATGTAAGCAAGCTTGAGTCGCTCGGCTGGAAGTATCATACGGAGCTTGAAGAAGGTATTGCTCTTGCATACCATGACTTCCTTACAAGTGATGTGAGAGTGGAGAGATAA